Proteins from one Hydrogenivirga caldilitoris genomic window:
- a CDS encoding toprim domain-containing protein, whose protein sequence is MDFESFGDWIKKLRELSQRYPVLVEGKNDLKALRRYGIRNVLTLSGKRFADLPDLLEPIAEGVILLYDLDPHGERINSKVKELLSSQGFLVIEDFREYLRGAGIIHIEEIVEVRDGKDKDT, encoded by the coding sequence ATGGACTTTGAGAGCTTCGGAGACTGGATAAAGAAACTGAGAGAGCTGTCTCAAAGATACCCTGTCCTCGTTGAGGGAAAGAACGACCTCAAAGCCCTACGCAGGTACGGGATAAGAAACGTCCTTACCCTTTCTGGAAAGAGGTTCGCAGACCTACCCGACCTATTAGAACCCATAGCAGAAGGGGTTATCCTCCTGTACGACCTTGACCCCCACGGTGAAAGGATAAACAGTAAGGTGAAGGAGTTACTGAGTTCTCAAGGCTTCCTTGTAATTGAAGACTTCAGAGAGTATCTGAGAGGAGCGGGTATAATTCATATTGAGGAGATTGTTGAGGTAAGAGATGGAAAAGATAAAGATACTTGA
- the cutA gene encoding divalent-cation tolerance protein CutA codes for MEGYLVVLITTPTEKGEELANFIVQNKLGACVNVIPEVKSTYWWKGNIERDRESLLVVKTSSRKFNELVDRVKEAHPYTVPEIVALPIFAGNPDYLNWIGESLE; via the coding sequence ATGGAAGGATACCTGGTGGTTCTGATAACTACACCCACGGAAAAGGGAGAGGAGCTGGCAAACTTCATCGTTCAAAACAAGCTCGGAGCCTGCGTTAACGTAATCCCTGAAGTAAAGTCTACATACTGGTGGAAAGGGAACATAGAGAGGGATAGGGAGTCACTTCTGGTTGTGAAAACGAGTTCAAGGAAGTTCAACGAGCTGGTGGATAGGGTGAAGGAAGCCCATCCCTATACCGTTCCTGAGATAGTAGCTCTGCCTATATTTGCGGGAAATCCTGACTATCTGAACTGGATTGGGGAAAGCCTTGAATGA
- a CDS encoding beta-ketoacyl-ACP synthase III → MGTKIVGTGISLPENVLTNFDLEKLVDTSDEWITTRTGIKERRIAKEESVVEMAKEASLQALKRANLQPEDIDVVVVATLTPEKKFPSTGCLLQAELGITSGYAFDLSAACSGFLYSLEVADGLLKSGKARRVLVVGVEKLSEIVDWTDRSTCVLFGDGAGAVILENSDDGSELLASKMYSEGNLWDILYADKCGYIKMKGRELFKVAVRNMEEACREVLETSGVPPEDISLIIPHQANVRIINALAEKLGIPMERVYINIDRYGNTSAASIPIALHEAIEEGRLKRGDLVLMTAMGGGLTWGAALLRY, encoded by the coding sequence ATGGGAACGAAGATAGTCGGTACAGGGATATCTCTTCCAGAGAACGTACTTACGAACTTTGACTTGGAGAAGCTCGTAGATACGTCTGATGAGTGGATAACTACCAGGACGGGTATAAAGGAGCGCAGGATCGCAAAGGAGGAAAGCGTCGTTGAAATGGCAAAGGAAGCCTCCTTGCAGGCTCTTAAGAGGGCGAACCTACAACCAGAGGATATAGATGTGGTTGTGGTTGCCACGTTGACTCCAGAAAAGAAATTCCCTTCAACGGGCTGTTTGCTACAGGCTGAACTGGGCATAACCTCCGGCTACGCCTTTGACTTATCTGCAGCCTGCAGCGGCTTTTTGTACTCTCTTGAGGTTGCTGATGGGTTGCTTAAATCTGGTAAAGCTCGTAGGGTTCTCGTTGTGGGGGTTGAGAAACTGTCTGAGATAGTGGACTGGACAGATAGGAGTACCTGCGTTCTCTTTGGGGACGGAGCAGGAGCGGTAATCCTTGAAAACTCTGATGACGGAAGTGAACTGTTGGCTTCCAAGATGTACTCGGAAGGGAACTTATGGGACATACTTTACGCAGATAAGTGCGGCTATATAAAGATGAAGGGAAGGGAGCTCTTCAAGGTGGCGGTTAGAAACATGGAAGAGGCGTGCAGAGAGGTCTTAGAAACCTCTGGAGTTCCCCCCGAAGATATATCCCTGATAATTCCTCACCAGGCTAACGTCAGGATAATAAACGCTCTTGCAGAGAAGCTCGGGATACCCATGGAAAGGGTTTATATAAACATAGACAGGTACGGCAACACCTCAGCAGCCTCCATACCCATAGCTCTACATGAAGCAATTGAGGAAGGAAGGCTTAAAAGGGGAGACCTCGTCCTGATGACAGCTATGGGAGGCGGCTTAACCTGGGGTGCCGCTCTCCTGAGGTATTAA
- a CDS encoding mechanosensitive ion channel family protein, with the protein MESLVETVRNLQEYLNFVILGTPLYRFILALLVLFLFFFFRKLFTLVAITSLRKLVRRTPTEIDDIILRAWTRPISFLVVIAGIGLSLAIIGIESKITLKVIKTLAVFTLGWMSFNLVTAFEDKFYEFAQRFGRELSREIGGFLVKLTKAFIILVIGVAILQEWGINVSALLASVGLLGLAVSLAAKDTLENIISGFVILLDKPILSGESGQIAGVQGTVEEIGLRSTKIRTFDKTLVSIPNKEVVNQNIDNWSRRDKRRVRTYIGLVYSTTREQMENILRDIRDMLANHPRVSKEENFYVHFEVFGDSSLNILLQYYTDTADYAEYLKIVEDINLKIMEIVERNGSSFAFPSRSLYLEKLPSEVLPLNNPQTRRRKSS; encoded by the coding sequence ATGGAAAGTCTTGTGGAAACAGTCAGAAATCTTCAGGAATACCTGAACTTCGTTATACTCGGAACACCCCTTTACAGATTTATACTCGCCCTGCTTGTACTATTCCTGTTCTTCTTTTTCAGAAAACTCTTCACCCTTGTGGCGATAACTTCCCTGAGAAAGCTTGTGAGGAGGACCCCTACGGAGATAGATGACATAATACTGAGAGCCTGGACAAGACCTATAAGTTTCCTGGTGGTTATCGCAGGTATTGGGTTGTCCCTTGCCATAATCGGTATAGAGAGCAAAATAACGCTAAAGGTCATAAAAACGTTGGCAGTCTTCACCTTAGGGTGGATGTCCTTTAACCTCGTAACAGCCTTTGAAGACAAGTTTTATGAGTTTGCCCAGAGATTCGGAAGGGAACTTTCCAGAGAGATAGGAGGTTTCCTGGTAAAGCTTACAAAAGCTTTTATCATCCTCGTTATAGGTGTTGCCATACTTCAGGAGTGGGGCATAAACGTAAGCGCCCTTTTAGCTTCGGTCGGTCTCCTAGGCTTGGCAGTGTCCCTGGCAGCAAAGGATACACTGGAAAATATAATAAGCGGCTTTGTCATACTCCTTGATAAACCCATACTGAGCGGAGAGTCCGGTCAGATAGCCGGTGTTCAGGGAACGGTAGAAGAGATAGGACTTAGGTCAACCAAGATAAGAACCTTTGACAAAACCCTCGTATCTATCCCCAATAAGGAGGTAGTGAACCAGAATATAGACAACTGGTCAAGAAGGGACAAAAGAAGGGTGAGAACTTACATAGGTCTGGTTTACTCCACCACCAGGGAGCAGATGGAAAATATACTCAGGGACATAAGGGATATGTTAGCCAACCATCCCAGGGTATCTAAGGAGGAAAACTTCTACGTCCATTTTGAGGTTTTCGGTGACAGCTCTCTGAACATACTTTTACAATACTATACCGACACAGCCGACTACGCCGAGTACCTCAAGATAGTGGAAGATATAAACCTCAAGATAATGGAGATAGTTGAGAGGAACGGTTCCTCCTTCGCCTTCCCAAGCAGGTCACTATATCTGGAAAAGCTACCCAGCGAGGTACTTCCTTTGAATAATCCTCAAACTCGTCGCCGTAAATCCTCCTGA
- a CDS encoding AAA family ATPase, whose product MRPLKLELEGFTVYKKSQVIDFEKLNFFIIQGKTGAGKTSIVDAITFALYGKVPRYGKSRSATTMVMSKGSKKLKVSLEFSVGGKRYRIERFYREKPKEDVVRVEEEGRRLDLKKTDIEGWVEKVTGLDYNTFTKVILLPQGEFDKFLKPSSPKERRDILIGLLNLEVFDRVRELAAETYRSLEGQLNAIKAELESLSELTESDIEELERRRQKLEREVEGLRSVLSELEERLRRAREREETEIELVRAKENLEGLLSKSQEFETLKRRVELARRLLPYLPYIEGLERIAKELRDLRLEREKVLKKKIEVEEELKNVKLEREEVEREYSKLPKLREELHLLVSERERLSLAKEELSSIEQNLKAVEEKEKVLRQKEEVLKDREEKLQVGEEYIRRTEEEINSLGYDEEEYERLLKEVEKKQTLLEQQRRLEEIERELKELESLRDVKVRELKSLRESLEEAERELQESSIKVYVQHIRAHLKEGDQCPVCGGEFKGTPEGQESADTEGLRLKVKELQNRLLSEEKELSSLEAKVESLTKERESLSSKLRGWENILKIDIESRLKTLEEKKKKKKELEEKLKKFTERYNQRLREREEALREVERLKSELSSLKSSIDEKRKRLSGLLKGETTPEAVDERLSELAFKEKDIKSKIEEVERKREEIGKYIEELNKSLIFLDTKLSEIESSIEGKEKEKKENSRKLAPLFEELGDLDKVKELSMTQEELSALERELETYNREVAGLEDRIKELERKLSQIQETEKPENIEMLLASKREELEQLLKTVGELKITAQQKRELLEKKESLGKRASEIEREILIYSQISEDLKSNKLQDFAASLMLNRIVERASEYLYNFTNTYEFGLDDKGELVVIDRAQGTERDVKSLSGGETFLASLSLALGVSDILSADAHLESLFIDEGFGSLDEETRERVSDILEVIKQRINRMVGIISHIPDLAERFHQRVVVKKHGDFSTVEVFY is encoded by the coding sequence ATGAGACCCCTTAAACTTGAGCTTGAAGGTTTCACGGTTTATAAAAAGTCTCAGGTAATTGACTTTGAAAAATTAAACTTCTTCATAATCCAGGGCAAAACGGGTGCGGGTAAGACCAGCATAGTTGACGCTATAACTTTCGCCCTTTACGGGAAGGTTCCAAGGTACGGGAAGTCTCGTTCTGCAACCACTATGGTCATGTCCAAAGGAAGCAAGAAGTTAAAGGTCTCCCTTGAGTTCTCTGTGGGGGGAAAACGCTACAGAATAGAGCGCTTTTACAGGGAGAAGCCTAAGGAAGACGTGGTTCGTGTTGAGGAGGAGGGGCGCCGCCTTGACCTGAAGAAGACAGATATAGAAGGCTGGGTTGAGAAGGTTACAGGACTTGATTACAACACCTTTACAAAGGTGATTCTCCTTCCACAGGGAGAGTTTGATAAATTCCTTAAGCCTTCTTCTCCAAAGGAAAGGAGAGACATACTTATAGGACTCCTGAACCTTGAGGTTTTTGATAGGGTTAGGGAGCTTGCCGCAGAGACCTACCGCTCTCTGGAGGGACAGCTCAATGCTATAAAGGCTGAGCTTGAGAGTTTGAGTGAGCTTACCGAATCGGACATTGAAGAGCTTGAGCGCAGGAGACAAAAGCTGGAGAGGGAGGTTGAGGGTTTGAGGAGTGTCCTCTCCGAGCTGGAGGAACGCCTTAGACGTGCAAGGGAACGGGAAGAAACCGAGATAGAGCTCGTTAGGGCAAAGGAGAACCTTGAGGGGCTCCTGTCTAAAAGTCAAGAGTTTGAAACGTTGAAAAGGAGGGTGGAACTGGCGAGGAGGCTCCTTCCCTATCTTCCCTACATAGAAGGGCTTGAAAGGATAGCTAAAGAGCTTAGGGACTTGAGACTGGAAAGGGAGAAGGTTTTAAAAAAGAAGATAGAGGTTGAAGAGGAGCTTAAAAACGTAAAGCTTGAAAGGGAAGAAGTTGAAAGAGAGTATTCTAAGCTACCCAAACTTAGGGAGGAACTCCATCTACTGGTTAGTGAGAGGGAGAGGCTCTCCCTTGCAAAGGAGGAACTTTCTTCCATTGAGCAGAACCTCAAGGCTGTGGAAGAAAAGGAAAAGGTTTTAAGACAGAAGGAGGAGGTTCTCAAAGACAGGGAGGAGAAGCTCCAGGTTGGCGAAGAGTACATCAGGAGAACAGAGGAGGAGATTAACTCCCTTGGGTACGATGAAGAGGAGTATGAAAGGCTCTTAAAGGAGGTTGAAAAAAAACAGACTCTCCTGGAGCAGCAGAGGAGGCTTGAGGAGATAGAAAGGGAACTTAAGGAGCTTGAGAGTTTACGGGATGTAAAGGTAAGGGAGCTTAAGAGCCTCAGAGAAAGTCTTGAGGAAGCGGAGAGAGAGCTACAGGAGAGTAGCATAAAGGTCTATGTTCAGCATATAAGGGCTCATTTGAAGGAGGGAGATCAGTGTCCTGTATGTGGCGGGGAGTTTAAGGGAACACCGGAAGGACAGGAGAGTGCGGATACCGAAGGTCTGAGGTTAAAGGTTAAGGAATTGCAAAACAGGCTTCTTTCCGAAGAGAAGGAGCTCTCATCTCTGGAAGCTAAGGTAGAGTCCCTGACTAAGGAGAGGGAGAGCCTTTCTTCAAAACTAAGAGGTTGGGAGAACATACTGAAGATAGACATAGAAAGCAGGCTGAAGACCTTAGAGGAAAAGAAGAAAAAGAAGAAAGAGCTTGAGGAGAAACTCAAGAAGTTTACTGAGAGATATAATCAACGCTTAAGGGAGAGGGAAGAAGCCCTGAGGGAAGTTGAACGTCTGAAGAGCGAGCTGTCCTCTTTGAAAAGCTCCATTGACGAGAAGAGAAAGAGGCTGAGTGGACTTCTCAAGGGGGAAACCACCCCTGAGGCTGTGGATGAAAGACTTTCAGAGTTAGCGTTTAAGGAGAAAGATATAAAGAGTAAGATTGAAGAGGTTGAAAGGAAGAGAGAAGAGATAGGTAAGTACATAGAAGAGCTTAACAAGAGTTTGATATTCCTTGATACAAAGCTCAGTGAGATAGAAAGCTCCATAGAGGGTAAGGAGAAGGAAAAGAAGGAGAACAGTAGAAAGCTGGCACCTCTCTTTGAGGAGCTGGGAGACCTTGATAAGGTAAAGGAACTCTCTATGACACAGGAAGAACTTTCTGCCCTTGAGAGGGAACTTGAGACTTACAACAGGGAGGTAGCGGGGCTTGAGGATAGGATAAAGGAGCTTGAGAGGAAGCTTTCCCAGATTCAAGAGACTGAAAAACCTGAAAACATAGAGATGCTACTTGCCAGTAAGAGGGAGGAGCTTGAACAGCTCTTGAAGACGGTAGGAGAACTTAAGATAACAGCCCAGCAAAAAAGGGAGTTGTTGGAGAAGAAAGAGAGTCTTGGAAAGAGAGCCTCTGAGATAGAGCGAGAGATTCTCATATACTCCCAGATAAGTGAAGACCTTAAGAGTAATAAACTTCAGGACTTTGCTGCAAGCCTTATGCTTAATAGGATAGTGGAAAGGGCAAGTGAATACCTCTACAACTTCACAAACACTTATGAGTTTGGACTTGATGACAAGGGGGAGCTGGTTGTCATAGACAGGGCTCAAGGTACAGAGAGGGACGTCAAAAGCCTTAGCGGAGGGGAAACCTTTCTGGCGAGTCTGTCCCTTGCGCTGGGTGTAAGCGACATCCTATCTGCGGACGCCCATTTGGAGAGTCTTTTTATAGATGAAGGTTTCGGCTCCCTTGATGAGGAGACCAGAGAAAGGGTCAGTGACATACTTGAGGTTATAAAACAGAGGATAAACAGGATGGTTGGGATTATATCTCATATTCCTGACCTGGCGGAGCGGTTCCACCAGAGGGTTGTTGTAAAGAAGCATGGGGACTTTTCAACGGTGGAAGTTTTCTATTAA
- the plsX gene encoding phosphate acyltransferase PlsX, producing MEHYSFALDCNGGDYAPLEIVRGGILASKEFGYKLFLVGDGKKIEAILRKSGELGNPLLEVVDAPENVGFQESPSSVLKKKNSSLYVGAKLVREGKAQGLISAGNTGAVLAVGKFIVGAEEEVERPAIAVALPNPKGKTVLIDVGANVDSKPRHLVQFAVIGHTYAQEILGIKNPRVGLLSIGEEEGKGNELVKETYPLLKQTGLNFLGNAEGRDIYAGTFDVIVCDGFVGNIILKASESLGLAVVQMIKEEIKKSLLAKFGAFLLLPALNSFRKKADFTEYGGIPLLGAKKPVIITHGKANAKAIKNAIKVAGEFLSHDFNVKLVENIRELIPEEVRV from the coding sequence GTAACGGAGGAGACTACGCTCCCTTAGAGATAGTCAGGGGTGGAATACTGGCTTCTAAAGAGTTCGGGTACAAGCTTTTCCTGGTCGGTGATGGGAAAAAGATAGAAGCTATTCTGAGAAAGTCCGGTGAGCTTGGTAACCCGCTCCTTGAAGTTGTTGATGCTCCCGAGAACGTCGGTTTTCAAGAGTCCCCATCAAGTGTTTTAAAAAAGAAAAATTCCTCCCTGTACGTCGGTGCTAAGCTGGTCAGGGAAGGCAAAGCCCAGGGACTTATATCCGCCGGAAATACGGGAGCTGTCCTTGCGGTGGGCAAATTTATAGTGGGAGCTGAGGAGGAGGTAGAGAGACCGGCTATAGCTGTAGCCTTACCAAACCCCAAGGGAAAAACCGTTCTTATAGATGTTGGTGCAAACGTTGATTCTAAACCAAGACATTTGGTCCAGTTTGCCGTCATAGGACACACCTATGCCCAGGAGATACTGGGTATAAAAAACCCCCGTGTTGGATTGTTGAGTATAGGTGAGGAAGAAGGAAAGGGGAACGAACTTGTAAAGGAGACCTACCCCCTTCTTAAACAGACAGGGTTGAACTTCCTTGGAAACGCAGAAGGGAGGGACATATACGCTGGTACTTTTGACGTCATAGTGTGCGATGGTTTCGTTGGAAATATAATTCTAAAAGCCAGTGAGAGCTTGGGATTAGCCGTGGTCCAGATGATAAAAGAGGAGATAAAGAAAAGCCTACTGGCTAAGTTTGGAGCCTTCTTGCTCCTTCCTGCTTTGAACAGTTTCAGGAAGAAGGCTGATTTTACCGAGTACGGTGGCATACCTCTCCTTGGTGCTAAGAAACCGGTGATAATCACCCACGGAAAGGCGAATGCTAAGGCTATTAAGAATGCGATAAAGGTTGCGGGTGAGTTCCTATCCCACGACTTTAATGTTAAGCTTGTTGAAAACATAAGGGAACTTATTCCTGAAGAAGTGAGGGTCTGA
- the hisC gene encoding histidinol-phosphate transaminase, which translates to MLSRRLNSLKAYKTETTKARIRLSSNELPYDLPEDLKTLILNELKETQLNRYPDPNSEELREVIGDFFGVSSENILLGNGSDELIYYLSIAVGDFSQGVYVPVPTFPMYEISADMLGRPKVCVQLDENFDINLEKSLELIANKSVVLAYYSYPNNPTGNLFSKEKIHRIREEGVFTVVDEAYYSYSGESFKDEALKREDTVVLRTLSKIGLAGLRVGILIGKESVVSELNKLRLPFNVTSPSQIIAKVVLSSGRDFIEESVKKVTSERERVLKELKGIKGVEVFPSRANFILFRTPFNAKAVHKGLVERDVLIRDMSYLPGLDRCLRVSIGKPEENDIFLEALEKVLVSLN; encoded by the coding sequence ATGCTATCCAGAAGACTTAACAGTTTAAAGGCGTACAAGACCGAAACCACAAAGGCAAGGATAAGGCTATCCTCCAACGAGTTACCCTATGACCTGCCAGAAGACTTAAAAACTCTTATACTAAATGAGTTAAAGGAAACTCAACTGAACAGGTATCCTGACCCCAATTCGGAGGAGCTCAGGGAAGTTATAGGAGACTTCTTTGGTGTCTCTTCCGAAAATATCCTCCTGGGGAACGGCTCGGACGAGCTCATATACTACCTCTCAATAGCTGTCGGAGATTTTAGCCAGGGGGTATACGTACCCGTTCCTACCTTTCCCATGTACGAAATCTCAGCGGACATGCTGGGAAGACCCAAGGTATGCGTCCAGCTTGATGAAAACTTTGACATAAACCTTGAGAAGAGCCTTGAGCTGATAGCTAACAAAAGCGTGGTTCTTGCCTACTACTCTTACCCAAACAACCCAACAGGAAACCTCTTCTCCAAGGAGAAGATACACAGGATAAGAGAAGAAGGTGTCTTCACAGTTGTTGATGAAGCCTACTACAGCTATTCGGGGGAGAGTTTTAAGGATGAGGCTCTTAAGAGAGAGGATACGGTTGTTCTAAGGACCCTATCAAAGATAGGGCTTGCAGGTCTGAGGGTTGGTATTCTCATTGGAAAAGAATCTGTAGTGTCGGAGTTAAATAAGTTAAGACTGCCTTTCAACGTAACGTCTCCATCTCAGATAATAGCTAAGGTTGTCTTGAGCAGTGGTAGAGATTTCATAGAAGAGAGCGTTAAAAAGGTAACAAGCGAGCGTGAGAGAGTATTAAAAGAGTTAAAGGGGATTAAAGGGGTTGAGGTATTTCCCAGCAGAGCCAACTTCATTCTCTTCAGAACACCCTTCAACGCAAAAGCTGTTCACAAGGGTCTCGTTGAAAGGGATGTACTCATAAGGGACATGTCCTATCTTCCGGGCCTTGATAGATGCCTTAGGGTGAGCATAGGTAAGCCCGAAGAGAACGATATCTTCCTGGAAGCTCTGGAAAAGGTACTCGTCTCTCTGAACTGA
- a CDS encoding thioredoxin domain-containing protein, producing MEKRKPNRLIKEKSPYLQQHAYNPVDWYPWGEEAFEKAQREDKPIFLSIGYSTCHWCHVMERESFEDEEVASILNENYVPIKVDREERPDIDGVYMSVCHMMTGSGGWPLTVIMTPDKKPFFAGTYFPKESIYGRPGLKDILLKIAELWKADRQKVLTAANQVVEALSSSEEGSYIGDRLDESVLHKGFSELYHTYDETYGGFGSAPKFPIPHNLIFLLRYYRRTGNDRALSMVKHTLKRMRLGGIWDHVGFGFHRYSTDKEWLLPHFEKMLYDNALLMFTYSEAYQATKDEFFAQVVEEIAEYLRRDMLSPEGVFYSAEDADSEGEEGKFYTWKVSELREVLTEEELDLVKKVFGVEEEGNFLEEATRKKVGKNILHMKKELAEYANELGYEEDVLKQKLEEIRNKLFKRREERVRPLRDEKILTDWNGLAVAAFSKAGIALGRKDLIDTAQRAADFILERMLSEEGKLLHRFKDGEAGIDAFLEDYAYMIWGLIELYEASFISKYLEKAIELSEFVLKHFWDEENLGFFQTPDFGEKVLVRKKEIYDGATPSGNSVLAYNLVRLGRLLGIQEYEKKGEQTLRAFSQVISSFPGAHTFSLLAADILVNGSFELIGVGDEAKFNLLELEREFLPEGIFGIKDESLERISEFLRSLKEIEGKTTYYLCRNFQCEAPTTDINEVRGKLIPQESGTPG from the coding sequence ATGGAAAAGAGAAAGCCTAACAGGTTAATCAAGGAAAAAAGCCCATATCTACAACAGCACGCCTACAACCCCGTGGATTGGTATCCCTGGGGTGAAGAAGCCTTTGAGAAGGCACAACGTGAAGATAAGCCCATCTTTTTATCCATAGGATACTCAACCTGCCACTGGTGCCACGTAATGGAGAGGGAAAGCTTTGAAGATGAAGAAGTGGCAAGCATTCTTAATGAAAACTATGTCCCTATAAAAGTGGACAGGGAAGAGAGACCCGACATAGACGGCGTTTATATGAGCGTTTGCCACATGATGACGGGTTCAGGAGGGTGGCCCTTAACCGTAATAATGACTCCCGATAAGAAACCCTTCTTTGCCGGAACATACTTCCCAAAGGAAAGTATATACGGAAGGCCGGGTTTAAAGGACATCCTCCTCAAGATAGCCGAGCTCTGGAAAGCGGACAGGCAAAAGGTTCTGACTGCTGCCAATCAGGTGGTTGAAGCCTTATCCAGCAGTGAAGAGGGAAGTTACATAGGCGATAGGCTTGACGAATCCGTGCTCCACAAGGGGTTCTCCGAGCTCTATCACACCTATGATGAAACCTACGGGGGGTTTGGGAGTGCTCCTAAGTTTCCGATACCCCACAACCTAATCTTTCTGCTCAGATACTACAGGAGGACTGGTAACGATAGGGCTCTATCTATGGTTAAGCATACCTTGAAGAGGATGAGGCTTGGAGGTATATGGGACCACGTTGGTTTCGGCTTTCACAGGTACTCAACCGACAAGGAATGGTTACTCCCTCACTTTGAAAAGATGCTCTACGATAACGCCCTTTTAATGTTTACATACTCGGAAGCTTATCAGGCTACAAAAGATGAGTTCTTCGCCCAGGTTGTTGAGGAGATAGCCGAATACCTACGTAGAGATATGCTGTCCCCCGAAGGAGTTTTCTACTCAGCGGAGGATGCGGACAGCGAGGGTGAAGAGGGCAAGTTTTACACCTGGAAGGTTTCCGAGCTCAGAGAGGTCCTGACTGAAGAGGAACTGGACTTGGTGAAGAAGGTCTTCGGAGTAGAAGAGGAAGGTAACTTCCTGGAGGAAGCGACCAGGAAGAAGGTAGGTAAAAACATCCTCCATATGAAAAAGGAGCTTGCAGAATACGCCAATGAACTTGGGTACGAAGAGGACGTGCTGAAGCAGAAGCTGGAGGAGATAAGGAACAAGCTTTTTAAAAGGAGAGAGGAGAGAGTCAGACCCCTAAGAGATGAAAAGATTCTCACAGACTGGAACGGGCTTGCCGTAGCAGCCTTCTCCAAGGCTGGGATAGCTTTGGGAAGAAAGGATTTGATTGATACCGCCCAGAGGGCTGCAGATTTCATCCTTGAGAGAATGCTTTCCGAAGAGGGTAAACTCCTGCACAGATTCAAGGACGGTGAAGCTGGTATAGACGCCTTCTTGGAGGACTATGCCTACATGATATGGGGTTTGATTGAGCTTTACGAGGCGAGCTTTATAAGTAAGTATCTTGAGAAAGCCATAGAACTCTCAGAGTTTGTCCTTAAACACTTCTGGGATGAGGAAAACCTCGGCTTCTTTCAGACACCTGACTTTGGAGAGAAAGTCCTTGTGAGGAAGAAGGAAATATACGACGGGGCTACACCTTCTGGAAACTCAGTTCTTGCCTATAACCTGGTCAGGCTCGGAAGATTGCTCGGAATTCAGGAGTATGAGAAGAAAGGGGAGCAAACCTTGAGGGCTTTTTCACAGGTTATATCTTCCTTCCCTGGAGCACACACCTTCTCACTGCTCGCCGCGGATATCCTTGTGAACGGTAGCTTTGAATTGATCGGTGTTGGAGATGAAGCCAAGTTTAACCTCCTTGAACTTGAGAGGGAATTCCTTCCCGAGGGCATCTTTGGTATAAAAGACGAGAGCCTTGAAAGAATAAGTGAGTTTTTAAGGTCCCTGAAAGAAATAGAAGGAAAGACGACCTACTACCTGTGTAGAAACTTCCAGTGCGAAGCTCCAACGACGGATATAAATGAGGTCAGGGGGAAGTTAATACCTCAGGAGAGCGGCACCCCAGGTTAA